A part of Scophthalmus maximus strain ysfricsl-2021 chromosome 20, ASM2237912v1, whole genome shotgun sequence genomic DNA contains:
- the dolpp1 gene encoding dolichyldiphosphatase 1, translating to MALEEQCSAPPRWRSISLTHVEFPEDDLTGQVLAYISLLPIAVLVGFVTLIVFKRELHTISFFGGLVLNEGVNWLLKHILREPRPCAGAHTNLYSDYGMPSSHSQLIWFFVVYFFLFLYLRMHQTNNARCVDLLWRHILSIILLGLALSVSYSRVYLLYHTWSQVFYGGVAGCTIGIVWFFITQEVLTPLFPKIAAWPISEYFLVRDTSLIPNILWFEYTVTRSEARNRQRKLGTKLQ from the exons ATGGCGTTGGAAGAACAGTGCTCGGCACCACCTCGATGGCGGTCCATATCTCTGACACACGTAGAGTTCCCCGAGG acgACCTGACGGGACAAGTGCTGGCCTACATCAGTCTCCTGCCCATCGCGGTCCTTGTGGGGTTCGTCACACTCATAGTGTTTAAACGGGAGCTGCACACG ATCTCCTTCTTTGGTGGGCTTGTGCTGAATGAAGGGGTGAACTGGCTGCTGAAGCACATTCTCAGAGAGCCACGCCCCTGTGCAG GGGCTCACACAAACCTGTACTCAGATTATGGGATGCCCTCCAGTCATTCCCAGCTTATCTGGTTCTTTGTtgtttacttctttcttttcctatATTTAAG AATGCATCAAACGAACAATGCTCGGTGTGTGGATCTGCTTTGGAGACACATACTGTCCATCATTCTGTTGGGCTTGGCCTTATCGGTCTCATACAGCAG AGTCTACCTGTTGTATCACACCTGGAGCCAGGTTTTCTACGGCGGAGTGGCTGGTTGTACCATCGGAATAGTCTGGTTCTTTATCACACAAGAGGTGCTGACACCGTTATTCCCCAAAATAGCAGCATG GCCAATATCAGAGTACTTCCTGGTGCGAGACACAAGCCTGATCCCCAACATCTTATGGTTCGAGTATACAGTGACCAGATCAGAGGCAAG GAACAGACAACGAAAGCTTGGAACAAAACTTCAGTGA
- the miga2 gene encoding mitoguardin 2 — protein sequence MSFKQAEGMSIAQALAMTVAEIPVFLYSTFGQSIFSQLKLTPSLKKVLFATALGSVALALTAHQLKRRGRKRKQATLGKEGQKTVGIPEALMKTGRPLSLKRGPLTGRQMMSPSTRSNDTMSGISSLAPSKHSSSSHSLASMRVPSSPNQSANASTPWEAEPVVEESGALEDANAENLYLMGMELFEEALRKWEQALNIRHYPDSTSSNNSLALQGATCGDFPMVEDRNKVFADKLETLLHRAYHLQEDFGSSIPTDSVLADFESEGTLILPQVESFHRLQDEDATTVTSDDSFFSAAELFDAMSLEEVYQPLKPAALYEEALSLVRESKVTYRSLRTELLECYGDQDFLAKLHCVRQAFQVLLSEETHRTFFMETGKQMITGLMVKANKSPKAFLESYEDMLLYTQREETWPVTKLELEGRGVVCMNFFDIVLDFILMDAFEDLESPPSSVVAVLRNRWLSDSFKETALATACWSVLKAKRRLLMVPDGFISHFYAISEHVSPVLAFGFLGPRQHLSEVCTIFKQQIVQYLKDMFDHDKVRFTSAHSLADDILNLSHRRSEILLGYLGINSLLELNGDLPRDRESSSGPN from the exons ATGTCTTTCAAACAAGCAGAGGGGATGTCCATCGCCCAGGCCTTGGCCATGACGGTAGCGGAGATACCGGTCTTTCTCTACTCCACGTTTGGGCAG TCCATATTTTCTCAGCTAAAACTCACCCCGAGCTTGAAGAAGGTGCTCTTTGCCACAGCACTGGGCAGCGTCGCTCTGGCTCTCACCGCTCATCAGCTCAAACGGcgggggaggaaaagaaagcagGCCACACTCGGCAAGGAGGGCCAGAAGACCGTGGGAATACCTGAGGCACTGATGAAGACCGGAAGACCCTTGTCACTAAAGagag GTCCGTTAACAGGCCGACAGATGATGAGTCCGAGCACCAGGAGCAACGACACCATGAGTGGGATTTCTTCCCTGGCTCCCAGCAAACACTCGAGTTCCTCGCACAGCCTGGCATCA ATGCGGGTCCCAAGCTCCCCAAATCAGTCTGCCAATGCATCCACGCCCTGGGAAGCAGAGCCTGTGGTGGAAGAGTCAGGGGCTCTAGAGGATGCTAATGCAGAGAATCTGTATTTAATGG GGATGGAGCTGTTCGAGGAAGCTCTGAGAAAGTGGGAACAGGCCCTGAATATTCGTCATTACCCCGACTCGACCTCCAGCAACAACAGCCTCGCCCTTCAGGGGGCAACGTGTGGAGACTTTCCCATG GTTGAAGACCGTAATAAGGTGTTTGCTGACAAGTTGGAGACACTCCTGCACAGGGCTTACCACCTACAAGAGGATTTTGGCAGCAGCATCCCCACAGACAGCGTGCTGGCAGATTTTG AGAGTGAAGGAACTCTTATCTTGCCTCAAGTGGAGAGTTTCCACAGACTGCAAGATGAGGATGCTACTACCGTTACCTCTGACGACTCCTTCTTCTCGGCTGCAGAg CTGTTTGATGCCATGTCTCTAGAAGAGGTCTACCAGCCTCTGAAGCCAGCAGCTCTTTATGAAGAGGCCTTGTCTCTGGTACGGGAGAGCAAAGTGACCTATAGGTCCCTCAG GACCGAATTACTTGAATGTTACGGTGATCAGGATTTCCTTGCCAAACTTCACTGTGTGAGACAAGCGTTCCAG gtcCTTTTGTCGGAGGAAACTCATCGCACGTTTTTCATGGAGACTGGGAAGCAAATGATAACAGGGTTGATGGTAAAGGCAAACAAG AGTCCCAAAGCCTTCCTTGAGAGCTACGAGGACATGCTGCTCTACACCCAGAGAGAGGAAACGTGGCCTGTCACTAAGTTAGAGCTAGAGGGCAGAGGA GTGGTGTGTATGAACTTCTTTGACATAGTGTTGGACTTCATCCTGATGGATGCATTCGAAGACCTGGAGagccctccctcctctgtggtAGCCGTGCTGAGGAATCGCTGGCTCTCTGACAGCTTTAAAGAGACG gCTCTGGCGACTGCTTGCTGGTCTGTCCTGAAAGCGAAAAGGCGTCTGCTTATG GTCCCTGATGGTTTTATTTCCCACTTCTATGCCATATCAGAACATGTGAGCCCAGTTTTAGCTTTTGGGTTTTTGGGACCCAGGCAGCACTTAAGTGAAGTGTGCACTATCTTCAAG CAACAAATTGTGCAGTACCTGAAGGACATGTTTGACCACGACAAGGTCCGCTTCACCTCCGCTCACTCCTTGGCAGATGACATCCTGAACCTCTCCCACCGCCGGAGTGAGATTTTACTGGGTTACCTGGGGATTAATAGCCTCCTGGAGCTCAACGGTGACCTgcccagagacagagagagctcTTCAGGGCCCAACTAA
- the st6galnac4 gene encoding alpha-N-acetyl-neuraminyl-2,3-beta-galactosyl-1,3-N-acetyl-galactosaminide alpha-2,6-sialyltransferase isoform X1, translating into MKSPMLRWLCLLSLSLPLLFWFGHVITRDGPAPVLHGPGLRGYMRISPGGMEQQFLDMHCNQCALVSSSGQMLRAGIGEEIDKIDCVIRMNNAPTLGYESDVGSRTSVRVVSHTSVPLLVKNERYYFQQSADTTYVFWGPDRNMRQDGKGRIFNTLVKIANKYPNVRIYTVTREKIQYCDGVFQNETGKNRMKTGAFLSTGFFTMILAIDMCDRIHVYGMINDNHCSRANHSVVPYHYYEQNRINECRMYKVHEHTQRGGHRFITEKAIYAKWATRHEIEFKHPTWSL; encoded by the exons ATGAAATCCCCG ATGCTGCGCTGGCTGTGCCTGCTCAGCCTGagcctccctctcttgttttgGTTCGGACATGTGATCACGCGGGACGGTCCGGCGCCTGTCCTGCACGGCCCCGGACTCAGGGGCTACATGAGGATCAGCCCCGGCGGGATGGAGCAG cagTTTCTGGACATGCACTGCAACCAGTGTGCCTTGGTCTCCAGCTCAGGTCAGATGCTGAGAGCTGGCATCGGGGAAGAGATTGACAAGATCGATTGTGTCATTCGAATGAACAATGCACCCACGCTGGGGTACGAGAGCGACGTCGGGAGCCGCACCAGTGTTCGGGTCGTGTCTCACACCAGCGTGCCCCTGTTGGTGAAAAACGAGCGCTACTATTTCCAGCAGTCGGCGGACACGACCTACGTGTTCTGGGGCCCTGACAGGAACATGAGGCAAGATGGGAAAGGACGGATCTTTAACACTCTCGTGAAAATAGCAAACAAGTATCCGAACGTGAGAATCTACACCGTGACCCGAGAGAAGATTCAGTACTGTGACGGTGTGTTTCAGAATGAAACTGGGAAAAACAG AATGAAGACCGGGGCATTTCTCAGCACCGGATTCTTCACGATGATCCTGGCCATAGATATGTGTGACAGAATCCACGTCTATGGGATGATCAATGATAACCACTGCAG CCGGGCCAATCACAGTGTTGTTCCCTACCACTACTACGAGCAAAACCGAATCAACGAGTGCCGGATGTACAAAGTCCACGAGCACACACAGCGCGGAGGCCATCGCTTCATCACAGAGAAGGCAATCTACGCCAAGTGGGCCACACGCCATGAAATAGAGTTCAAACATCCTACATGGAGCCTCTGA
- the st6galnac4 gene encoding alpha-N-acetyl-neuraminyl-2,3-beta-galactosyl-1,3-N-acetyl-galactosaminide alpha-2,6-sialyltransferase isoform X2: MKSPMLRWLCLLSLSLPLLFWFGHVITRDGPAPVLHGPGLRGYMRISPGGMEQFLDMHCNQCALVSSSGQMLRAGIGEEIDKIDCVIRMNNAPTLGYESDVGSRTSVRVVSHTSVPLLVKNERYYFQQSADTTYVFWGPDRNMRQDGKGRIFNTLVKIANKYPNVRIYTVTREKIQYCDGVFQNETGKNRMKTGAFLSTGFFTMILAIDMCDRIHVYGMINDNHCSRANHSVVPYHYYEQNRINECRMYKVHEHTQRGGHRFITEKAIYAKWATRHEIEFKHPTWSL; encoded by the exons ATGAAATCCCCG ATGCTGCGCTGGCTGTGCCTGCTCAGCCTGagcctccctctcttgttttgGTTCGGACATGTGATCACGCGGGACGGTCCGGCGCCTGTCCTGCACGGCCCCGGACTCAGGGGCTACATGAGGATCAGCCCCGGCGGGATGGAGCAG TTTCTGGACATGCACTGCAACCAGTGTGCCTTGGTCTCCAGCTCAGGTCAGATGCTGAGAGCTGGCATCGGGGAAGAGATTGACAAGATCGATTGTGTCATTCGAATGAACAATGCACCCACGCTGGGGTACGAGAGCGACGTCGGGAGCCGCACCAGTGTTCGGGTCGTGTCTCACACCAGCGTGCCCCTGTTGGTGAAAAACGAGCGCTACTATTTCCAGCAGTCGGCGGACACGACCTACGTGTTCTGGGGCCCTGACAGGAACATGAGGCAAGATGGGAAAGGACGGATCTTTAACACTCTCGTGAAAATAGCAAACAAGTATCCGAACGTGAGAATCTACACCGTGACCCGAGAGAAGATTCAGTACTGTGACGGTGTGTTTCAGAATGAAACTGGGAAAAACAG AATGAAGACCGGGGCATTTCTCAGCACCGGATTCTTCACGATGATCCTGGCCATAGATATGTGTGACAGAATCCACGTCTATGGGATGATCAATGATAACCACTGCAG CCGGGCCAATCACAGTGTTGTTCCCTACCACTACTACGAGCAAAACCGAATCAACGAGTGCCGGATGTACAAAGTCCACGAGCACACACAGCGCGGAGGCCATCGCTTCATCACAGAGAAGGCAATCTACGCCAAGTGGGCCACACGCCATGAAATAGAGTTCAAACATCCTACATGGAGCCTCTGA
- the st6galnac6 gene encoding alpha-N-acetylgalactosaminide alpha-2,6-sialyltransferase 6 isoform X1, translating to MVLRLSGKGQQSHRVVIFVVIFILMTLLFLYGSNNSNNDIFTPIHVAAYHPLKTTDLKKWAGKDGYVPFHGNKSMTLRCHHCALVTSSSHVLGSQAGEEIDRTECVIRMNDAPTLGYEADVGSRTSLRVVAHSSVFRVVRRPNEFLQRMDSNPVVIFWGPPNKIGKDAKGTLFRLIQRVSMTFSNLSCFSIIPSKMRRFDSLFYKETGRDRQRSHSWLSTGWFTMVLSIEICDNIKVYGMVPPNHCGRKPGSRKTPYHYYKPRGADECVTYIQNESGRRGNHHRFITEKQVFARWAKQYNITFTHPNWPEDRKAYRDLTEE from the exons ATGGTGCTCCGGCTCAGTGGCAAG GGGCAACAGAGCCACAGGGTGGTGATCTTTGTGGTCATCTTCATCCTGATGACGCTCCTCTTCCTGTACGGctccaacaacagcaacaacgacATCTTCACGCCCATCCACGTGGCCGCGTATCACCCGCTCAAGACCACGGACCTGAAGAAGTGGGCTGGGAAAGACGGTTACGTGCCATTTCATGGGAACAAG AGTATGACCCTGCGCTGTCACCACTGCGCGCTGGTGACGAGTTCCAGCCACGTGCTTGGGAGTCAAGCGGGCGAGGAGATCGACCGCACCGAGTGCGTGATTCGCATGAATGACGCCCCCACGCTGGGCTACGAGGCCGACGTCGGCAGCCGCACCTCCCTGAGGGTCGTAGCACACTCCAGTGTGTTCAGGGTGGTGCGCAGGCCGAACGAGTTCCTACAACGCATGGACAGCAACCCCGTGGTCATATTCTGGGGGCCCCCGAACAAGATCGGGAAGGACGCCAAAGGAACTTTGTTCAGGCTGATCCAGAGGGTCAGCATGACCTTCAGCAACCTGTCTTGCTTCAGTATCATACCCAGCAAGATGCGCAGATTCGACAGTCTCTTCTACAAGGAGACGGGACGAGATAG ACAAAGATCTCACTCATGGTTGAGCACCGGCTGGTTCACGATGGTCTTATCGATCGAGATATGCGACAACATCAAAGTTTATGGGATGGTTCCACCCAATCACTGCGG aAGAAAACCTGGTTCCAGAAAGACACCCTATCATTACTACAAGCCCAGAGGTGCTGACGAGTGCGTGACATACATACAGAACGAGAGCGGCCGCAGAGGGAACCACCACCGCTTCATCACGGAGAAGCAGGTGTTCGCTCGCTGGGCAAAGCAGTACAACATCACCTTCACTCATCCCAACTGGCCAGAGGACAGAAAAGCCTACAGAGATCTCACAGAGGAGTGA
- the st6galnac6 gene encoding alpha-N-acetylgalactosaminide alpha-2,6-sialyltransferase 6 isoform X2, whose protein sequence is MTLLFLYGSNNSNNDIFTPIHVAAYHPLKTTDLKKWAGKDGYVPFHGNKSMTLRCHHCALVTSSSHVLGSQAGEEIDRTECVIRMNDAPTLGYEADVGSRTSLRVVAHSSVFRVVRRPNEFLQRMDSNPVVIFWGPPNKIGKDAKGTLFRLIQRVSMTFSNLSCFSIIPSKMRRFDSLFYKETGRDRQRSHSWLSTGWFTMVLSIEICDNIKVYGMVPPNHCGRKPGSRKTPYHYYKPRGADECVTYIQNESGRRGNHHRFITEKQVFARWAKQYNITFTHPNWPEDRKAYRDLTEE, encoded by the exons ATGACGCTCCTCTTCCTGTACGGctccaacaacagcaacaacgacATCTTCACGCCCATCCACGTGGCCGCGTATCACCCGCTCAAGACCACGGACCTGAAGAAGTGGGCTGGGAAAGACGGTTACGTGCCATTTCATGGGAACAAG AGTATGACCCTGCGCTGTCACCACTGCGCGCTGGTGACGAGTTCCAGCCACGTGCTTGGGAGTCAAGCGGGCGAGGAGATCGACCGCACCGAGTGCGTGATTCGCATGAATGACGCCCCCACGCTGGGCTACGAGGCCGACGTCGGCAGCCGCACCTCCCTGAGGGTCGTAGCACACTCCAGTGTGTTCAGGGTGGTGCGCAGGCCGAACGAGTTCCTACAACGCATGGACAGCAACCCCGTGGTCATATTCTGGGGGCCCCCGAACAAGATCGGGAAGGACGCCAAAGGAACTTTGTTCAGGCTGATCCAGAGGGTCAGCATGACCTTCAGCAACCTGTCTTGCTTCAGTATCATACCCAGCAAGATGCGCAGATTCGACAGTCTCTTCTACAAGGAGACGGGACGAGATAG ACAAAGATCTCACTCATGGTTGAGCACCGGCTGGTTCACGATGGTCTTATCGATCGAGATATGCGACAACATCAAAGTTTATGGGATGGTTCCACCCAATCACTGCGG aAGAAAACCTGGTTCCAGAAAGACACCCTATCATTACTACAAGCCCAGAGGTGCTGACGAGTGCGTGACATACATACAGAACGAGAGCGGCCGCAGAGGGAACCACCACCGCTTCATCACGGAGAAGCAGGTGTTCGCTCGCTGGGCAAAGCAGTACAACATCACCTTCACTCATCCCAACTGGCCAGAGGACAGAAAAGCCTACAGAGATCTCACAGAGGAGTGA